In the genome of Aphidius gifuensis isolate YNYX2018 linkage group LG6, ASM1490517v1, whole genome shotgun sequence, the window gagataaaaaaaaaggagaaaatctCGATTCTCACTTCCACTTAAGTATTTAGAcgaagacaaaaatttatttttatttccctggtgaaaaaaatctggcagattctgttagattctggcagattctgCAAGATTcgacaaaaaatgaaaaaatctggCAGATTCTGCCAGCCAAATATTCGGCTTTCAACAGTCTGCCAGATTGTGTCAGGTATTGCCAgtccaagaagactagaaactAGGAGAGTCAACTATGTACATTGGGAATGAGACAAAATATGTCGTGAAATAAGGCTTTTACATTTGGCCACAGAGAGGCGTTTTTATAAAGCCTGCCCCTGTGTAAAAGTTTACGACGTTTTTGGTCCCATCCAGCCTATCCCCCACTACAGGGAGTTGACTCTCCTGGTCACTAGTCTTCTTGTGCCAGTCAAATACTCGACTTTCAacagtctgccagattctgtcagattcttccagattctgtcagatttTGCCAGCCAAATACTCGATCTTAACAGTCTGCtagattctgccagattctgtcagccACATATTCGACTTCCAACAGCatgccagattctgccagattctgtcagccACATATTTGATTTCCAacagtctgccagattctgccagccACATATTTGACTATTAAacagtctgccagattctgccagttcaattgatgaatattgtttttttttcaagaaattgatttttttgaattaatacaaCTGATTAGGAGACATCAAGTCGTCATCGAATTATTAGTATGTTATAATTCATTCTTTTATAgctcatttatcattattttacgtTAGTTGTTATTCAACGATTCTCACATGTGCTCACGTCAGAGTTCATTCACATATATAGGAACTGAGATTATGatagttataaaaatttataaaaacatattcaagtttaaaaaaaaaatgcaacgcTTCGAGATTGAAGTCTCTTGATACCTTACCGTGATGTTTGTAATAACCACAATAATTCgtccagaatttttttttttttttagaattttttcgtaaaaatagtctggcagattcttacagattctcACAGATTATGGCAGATTCTGTCAGATTAtggcagattcttacagattcttacagattatggcagattcttacagatttagaccggtttttggaacaactgccagattctgccatctaataattggaagccaaaaaaaataatgtcatgtgccagtactgccactacaagaaacagctttttcctataaaattttggccggtattacagggcgaaattgcaaaacgaaaaaaaattttttattaaaggaatgcaccccaaTATTCCAgactttacagtttacgataatgtgtggtacggcctatgtgacaataacaaacaatcacaacaagtcaattttctatttatttcagtttgatataactATTAAACAGatatttatctaataattagaagccaaaaaaaataatgtcatgtaccagtactgccactacaagaaacagttATTTCCtctaaaattttggccggtattacagggcaaaattgcaaaacgaaaaaaaaattttattaaaggaatgggTGCatacctttaataaaaaatttttttcgttttgcaattttgccctgtaataccggccaaaattttcGAGGAAATaactgtttcttgtagtggcagtactggtacatgacattattttttttggcttccaattattagatgaggtgtgttcgttcacttttcacaccgagcgtacGCACGGAGCGttatgcaaggaagcgctagagtCGTGCGGTCATTTAATGAATCTTTAGCAACTCAAATTTATCGACGCAttcgttattttcagtcattgtgtttattttgttaatttcataattttttctaagacgcaagaacaaattaccaattattgatgaataaagAGAACGAAAGAgctagaaaaaacaaataacaataaataaatagtaaattttagttactaaagtttcttcaaatgaccgcacgactctagcgcttccttgcatacgctccgtgcgTACGCTCGATGTGaatagtgaacgaacacacctatGGATAACTgtttaatgtttatatcaaactgaaatatagatagaaaattgacttgttgtgattatttgttattgtcacataggtcgtaccgcacattatcgtaaactgtaaagcctggaatattgcatagagaaatttatcacttttgtcgttgtttctgtttctagtttttagtcggtatgaAGGATGATTCGCATTCGCGTCGTGAGTCGCTCGGCACTGACGCAGGCACTTGCGACTTTTCTAAAACGAAGACGCAGAATGCTTGCGGCTTGACGCAGAGCCCGCGACACCACCTTGCGtctttttcgaaataataatccGCCATTGTTGttgacatatatttatttgtttacataTTGTGCAACAACCTAAccctcaaataataaatatgtcaaCAACAATGGCggattattatttcgaaaaagaCGCAAGGTGGTGTCGCGGGCTCTGCGTCAAGCCGCAAGCATTCTGCGTCTTCGTTTTAGAAAAGTCGCAAGTGCCTGCGTCAGTGCCGAGCGACTCACGACGCGAATGCGAATCATCCTtgacagggcgaaattgcaaaacgaaaaaaaattttttattaaaggaatgcacccaatgCACcctatggaaaaaaaattttgtcaagcgccatcagcggaaaaaaaagccctaatgagaacaatagGTGTGTTCAGTGTTGGGTAAATATGAAACTCATTGTAATTTACAATGTAATTTACACCTTATTTTTTACATGGTAAATTACACGACTTGCGCGCCTCGCCGTGGAGAGTCTGGAACTATGTATTTCGTAGCCATTTTGCAAACATATGTTTTATGTTTTCATTACTCtcgatatttattgttatttgttgttattcttattattattaaattctctAATTAGCATAAATTTGTTCTttggttattttaaaaaaaattgtaaacaatGTCAAGtgttaaaaatgtaaacaattttgatataaaaattataaattattaatttgattcgatcttattattattttatttaattcaatgttACATGTGACCTTTAAAAATCGAAAGACTGTACTTGAGATGTATTTTATAGtagtttaaagaaaaataatactaaatgtcgttaaatacaaatatataaatatttcaaatagcTGAATAAGAATTTGGCTTAAATATAAAACGCCAAAAAAAATCTGTGCTTAacagataattaatatttcaataatttgctAAAGATAATATGaagatattataaatttttctactgaacaccaaataaatatgtaatatgtaattaataaatatctgatacaaaaaaattattatttttttcttgtgtaatactaatataaaattcttggTTAATGCAAGgtcgtataaaattttttaattatgagaCTAGCCGAAAATGTCTTATAAGTCATTtttaagttaattaaaaaaacgataaatttattcacattTAGTTAAATAATCGTAATTATGAAATGAATTAATATGCAAAAACCATGCTCATTTTTTAACTAACTTTGCTTTTTTTGGCACACAtgttactaaatttttttttttgttaatgctattgattataatattataatgaactattttatataaactcgtctaataattatgatcgttcgttcatttatttattattgtatttattctcACAAAAAAGCTAGATGACATTgacatatgtttttttttgtttacaacaACAGGTTATTTGGCGTCAGGTAGGGCTAGGTATGGGTTCTTTACagtatttacattatttacgttttttacGTGAATTACttgtaaattacatgtaatgtAAATAACTCGAAAAATCGCCCATTTACCCAACACTGGGGGCTCCATATACTTGGTTGGCaggattatgaaaaataaaaaactgagaTATAGAATCGTTTGGGAATGATTTGGGAACGTTTGGGAAATGATTCTCATAATTTAGGAATGcttagtttaattaataattaataattaaagaatgGGCTAAAATTCACTAGATGTATGCGCACAAGCATATTGCGCATGAAGCATGCATTTACACTGCAATCATTGCTATTCACTGAAATATAGTAaaactgcagtccaattcacagggcattacaatttagggcttttttcctccactggcggcgcttgtagagcttttgtatgtgaaatctatataaaaaaaattttacaagcgccatcaccggcaaaaaaagccctaaattgtaaaaaatttgccctgtgaattggactgctggaaTTGATGAATAAAGAGAACGAAAGAgctagaaaaaacaaataacaagaaataaatagtaaattttagttactaaagtttcttcaaatgaccgcacgattctagcgcttccttgcatacgctccgtgcgTACGCTCGATCCCAGGAGTGCTATTGTGTTGGTTATTGCGAAAATTCGCCGACAAGAAATGTTTGTcgcgatagaaaaatataaaggcGCTTGTTGTTGCTTCCATGTGAAGCTGCCATAGTCATATGCAAATGCGAAAATAAAGTAGaatttacatgaaagcaacaacaagcgccttcatatttttctatcgcgactaacatttcttgtcggcgaatcgttattgcgggacctgcagtccaattcacggggcaaattttttacaatttagggcttttttttgccgctgatggcgcttgtaaaaattttttttatatagattttacatacaaaagcttcacaagcgctgtgagtggtgaaaaaaagccctaaattgtaatgccctgtgaattggactgccgcAAAAACTCCCGCAAtacgggaccaagaatagcacGTCCCAGATAACCACTGCGTACCACTAGGAATTTGTATCAGCTATATACCGGTATCTGACTGGTACAGAATATTACAAAATGACAGTGGATTTTACTACTAGTATAATACTAGTACAATACTGGTATAATATACTAGGAACTAGTGAAGCTATATTGCCGGTAAAATACCAGTACATATTACCAAGATGTTGCAGAGTATAAAAGAGAAGAAATTTACCTACAAAATAACGGTACACTGTAGCGGTATTGCATTCCAGTATCATAACGGTATAATACCTGTCCTTTGTATAGACGCTAAGGATAGCGATCTTTTAGCGTGATTATAGCTAGGGTACTCGTAGCTacatcgaatttttttttccgttattattatcgatgtaATTTTAACCccctacaaaaattttattcctcTACGTCGTGTTCTAGGGGGTGAAATTCAGGTACAcactatatttatacaaaaaaattagactCTCCGAAACTACCGGTAGTTacctcgaaattttttttccgtaattattatcaatttaattttaacctCCTACAAAAATGTCATCCCTCTATGTCGTGTCCTGCGGGGTGAAATTAAGGTACACGTTctgatatgaataaaaaaaaaaaaaatttctccgaaaGTACTCGTAGGTacctcaaaatttttttaccgtaATTGTTATCGACGTAATTCCAACCCCCTATGAAACTTTCATCCCTCTACGTCGTGTTCTAGAAGGGTGAAATTAAGGTACAcactatatttatacaaaacaaaattaatttctccgAAACTACTGGTAGCTACCTCGAATATTCGTTTCCGTAATCATTATCGATGTAATTCTAACCACCTACGGAAATTTTATCCCACTACGTCGTGATCTAGGGGGTGAAATTGTGGTACAcactatatttatatgaaaaaaattaattactccgAAACTAGTCGTAGCTAGCTCGAATATTCATTTCCGTAATCATTATCGATGTAATTCTAACCCCCTACGAAAATGATAGGTTAccaaaacaagttttttttgaaGATCATATTAATATTGCTTTCTCTTATactaattcatcatttttttcaaattttattttcaagcttGAGTCAGTATGGCTCTAATCGCtccaattatttacaatagaCATACATATGTCATAACTCATAAAGTCATAatcatatacatacatatgaTCGATGTGAACTCCAacgtaatacaaaaaaaatgagttcTCTAGTCATGAATTACATTTAGCATAGAGGTTTGACAAGAAGTTTttcaagcgccgccatcggaaaaaaaaggccctaaagtgtaaaatttattttgccctgtgaattggactgcggaAACATACCGGTATCATACCAGTATGTGGTTATCTGCAcccgcagtccaattcacagggcaaattttttacaatttagggctttttttaccgctgatggcgcttgtaaaaattttttttatatagattttacatacaaaagcttcacaagcgccgagAGTGGTGAagaaaagccctaaattgtaatgccctgcacccgtattcacggggcaaaattgttctcattagggcttttttttccgctgatggcgcttgacaaaattttttttatatagatttcacatagaaaagctccacaaacgccaccatcggaaaaaaaacgccctaatgagaacatcctctgaatacgggtgctgtgaATTGGATTGCAGTCATGGAGGTGAATAAGGAGGGTAATCTCTCGAAATTTACTGAAGCTCACAgaatggagcaagtcagtacGTTTTTCTGCCGGTGATGACGCTTTTGCTACAACAGTTCTATGGTcacatgttatttttgtttatattttttcatgataatgtGACAAGtcaaaagataattatttattaattgttattaattaatgtgacGATTTAAACTATgatcataatataataaattgataaaactatCAATAAGTCTGCATTTAAAAGTAAGTtagttcttattttttttataataagatATAAGTATAGATATGTCAATCCTTTTGTTTATGTAgctttaatgttaaaaatattcgaatattattaattacagttataactaatatttaaaattattttattatcactggtgttcttttttttagcaCGAAAAATGGTACAAAAATGTATTGTTTTCGAATGTCAAACATTAAAGGCAAATAAAAAtggtatttctattttttctgtaCCAAaggtaatattttaatgaaatatatatttatatacctacatatatatattatttttcatactaatttgtattttcttaACAATTTAAGGATCCTAAACTTTTTGATGCTTGGAAATCAAATCTCCCAAAGCTAAGGAATTCCCTGAGTGTATCAAGTTTGGTTTgtgaaaaacattttcatcCAAGTGATATAATATCACAGTTTACTCAAAAATTACCTTCAGAAACGTGGATATATCCTCGTAGTAAAAAACGATTGAAACCTAAGGCTGTCCCTATATCTTCAGACGTCTGTTCATCTTCAGATAATACAATATTCAAGGGTGATAACGAGGCAATAAAAGCGAATGATGAAGTACCAAATGAATCTATCGTTGATGCATCAATTAATCCTTATGTTCATGTATCAATTAAACCTGGTGTTAATGTACCAGATGAGCATGAATTTTATGTACCAATGCAATGTAATGTTCATGAACAAAATGACTCTGATGTTCATGTACCAGATGAGTACGAATTATATGTACCAATGCAATGTAATGTTCATGTACCAACTAAATCATCATTACATATGATACATGCGTCAACTCAGACTGTAGACCATAATGATTCATTcgaactaaataaaaaaaaattgaatgtaaacaccggtaattttaattttttaatgatcatATACTTTGATGTGTCACATTGTCATGTATTATGAGATTGccaaaaatgtaaacaaaaataccaTCACCATGTGACCATAGAACTGTTGTAGTaaaagcgccaccatcggCAAAAAAAGgtactgacttgctccattcCGTGAGCTTCACCAACAGCCTATGCTTTAACATAGGAGATTACCCTCCTTATACACCTCCATGATTGCAGTATTCACGggcagtgttgggtaggtaggAAACCCATggtaatttacatgtaatttacatgtaatttacacCTTGTTTTGTACATGGTAAATTACACGACTTGTGCGCCTCGCCGTGGAGAGTCTGGAACTATGTATTTCGTAGCCATTTTGCAAACATATGTTTTATGTTTTCATTACTCTCGATGTTTaatgttatttgttgttattcttattattattatattctctaATTAGCATAAATTTGCTCttctgttatttaaaaaaaattgtaaacaatGTCAGGtgttaaaattgtaaacaattttaatataaaaattattaattattgattttattcgatctcattattattttatttcattcaatgtTACTTGTGTCttttaaaaaccaaaagaCTGTACTTATGACGTATTCTATAGTTGTTTGAATGGAAATAATACGAAACGTcgttaaatacaaatatataaacatttttaatagctgaataaaaatttggctattaactataattttttgtgtttaacagataattaatattttaataatttgctAAAGATAATATGaagatattataaatttttctactgaacaccaaataaatatgtaatgtgtaattaataaatatctgatacaaaaaaattattatttttttcttgtgtaatattaatataaaattcttggTTCATGCAAagtcatataaaattttttaattataagacTAGCCGAAAATGGACTATAAGTCATTtttgagttaattaaaaaaacgataaatttattcacattcaattaaataatcgtaattattaaaaaaactaatatgcaaaaatcatgcttattttttaagtttttaaactaacttttctttttttggcaCACATATTactaaatttgtttgtttatgctattgattataatattataatgaactatattatataaactcatctaataattatgatcattcgtttatttatctattattgtatttattctcACCAAAAAGCTAGAtgaaattgacattttttttttttttgtttacaacaACAGGTTATTTGGCGTCAGGTAGGGCTCGGTATGAGTTCCTTAcgatatttacattatttacgttttttacgtaaattacatgtaatgtAAATAACTCGAAAAATCGCCCATTTACCCAACACtgttcacggggcaaaattgttctcattagggctttttttccgctgatggcgcttgacaaaattttttttatatagatttcacatagaaaagctccacaaaggccaccatcggaaaaaaaacgccctaatgagaacatcctttgaatacgggtgctgggaTGTGAATAGTGGACGAACACACCTAATGTTACCCCGTGACCAGTGATGGGTAATTCGACGATTTTCGGGGTATCATGcaatcatacgtatgatactACATAAAGTGTATGATAGTTGAGACTGCcgtctttttttataaaataaactaaatgatttattaaactctCACTCACACCACTGTACACAGCTGCACAGCtgtcaaactgttttttttttattacacgatAAATAGGGTTACCATATCTCCAGGAAACCAAATCAGAACATTTTCCTCCCACTCCAAAATTTCACCCCCTCCACccataaatttatgtttcaagttgataatcataacaattcatttattttaattatatgttatttatttattcgtttttttttaattattcagtaACTATTCATCACAATTACAtgaacgataaaaaaattttttacagtagtcaatttctttgtctaaattaattcattaaaaattaattggttaGCAAAATTCTTTCTTTAGGCATTTTTCTTATAGCTTtcatgttgttaaattaataatattttaaacaaattaaaagctatagaaaaaatggctaaggaaaggatgttgctcactaattatattttgaaggGAAAGGATGTGGCTTAcctattaattttcaaagaattaatttcgctaaagaaattaattggcaagccacaaaatttacaaaaaaataattttacgaaaataaaagaaggaTTGCCCACGctatagaaatttttcatCGGGCCCCCTATACTCTATATGACGAAGTACATATACTGCACGCtatctaaattttaataattagaaGTATTCAAGAGTCCATCATAGATAGCGTAAattctatattatatttattgaaaaaactttatcataaaaaaaaatttcgaaaattgtAAACGAGTTTCAAAAATCAGGACATTTAACAAATCAGGACCGTATCAGGACAAGCCGTTCAAAATCAGGACATGTCCTGCTAAATCAGGACGCATGGTAACCCtaacgataaataataaataaattcatcaacgtgtataaaaaattttattaaaattaaaacattatacgagaaaataatttaacagttaATATTATGACTTCTTCAAAAAATTCGCTCAGGAGTTTGCCTGGAATATATTAAAGTATGCCAATATGATGAAGGAGGTCAACTTGGCAAATAGGTCTCCCGGATTAATATAATACGTTCCTCATAAAGAACGAcagggaaaatatatttgtgatattgaGTGATGTTAGATTATCCGTGTGAttataatatcataattactgtatttattattttttttttgcaagctaaTGAAACTATCTTTTTTCCTGGCATTTCATGATGTTTCTTACAACCTGTCAAAACGCTCCTTGATTTTtaagattattcaaataaaatacaaacaatcatttttcgttagttgatttattaataaatattaataaattcttgagATTACATATTATGTTGGATGTTGACATATTGTTTTTGGGCGCCAAATATGTGTACAATGGcgtcagtaaaatagtttaaaaagttaaatgtAGAGGCGCTCTTAATGTATGATACATGGCGTATGATAATGGAGATGTATCATACTGTATGATACAGTGTATGATACTGCTGTATGATACACCGGTatcatacctacccaacaTTGCCCGTGACTActggggtgcattcctttaataaaaaattttttttcgttttgcaatttcgccctgtaataccggccaaaattttataggaaaaagctgtttcgtgtagtggcagtactggcacatgacattattttttttggcttcaaattattagatggataactgttcaatgtttatatcaaactgaaataaatagaaaattgacttgttgtgattgtttgttattgtcacatagctcataccacacattatcgtaaactgtaaagcctggaatattgcatagagaattttatcacttttgtcgttgtttctgt includes:
- the LOC122859559 gene encoding uncharacterized protein LOC122859559, giving the protein MVQKCIVFECQTLKANKNGISIFSVPKDPKLFDAWKSNLPKLRNSLSVSSLVCEKHFHPSDIISQFTQKLPSETWIYPRSKKRLKPKAVPISSDVCSSSDNTIFKGDNEAIKANDEVPNESIVDASINPYVHVSIKPGVNVPDEHEFYVPMQCNVHEQNDSDVHVPDEYELYVPMQCNVHVPTKSSLHMIHASTQTVDHNDSFELNKKKLNVNTGNFNFLMIIYFDVSHCHVL